A single window of Nicotiana tomentosiformis chromosome 1, ASM39032v3, whole genome shotgun sequence DNA harbors:
- the LOC138904151 gene encoding protein FRIGIDA-ESSENTIAL 1-like, with product MVSSLSKLDVLKTRERSSSPAADSRGGSKRLAMRCEFFSRGWCIKGNSCRFLHIKDHVTSHDKDVILDEAMIKGKLANGKGLEENGKRSVLDGSSDSVPSAVQSGENIKLRSDEELHMRMDGPSSIPEVGRESLGCKPYLAGYSTSSSPLLKDGSVHKNSLHGGKRSSVLLSDSHQNTVVSSYTSGLDNVKYKRSRSVHDNHGLQVLNDSVDRLSHRCSSSRNIDALDDQKLLDSSQEYSSSKSTSLQQKSSAFPSSEAELSRVDLSRDARRSSDYKTKVSSDNWEPSVPFRPSFFLSQIIGCPESLYDPLRDSIEQSNVGDGPSKFSSSGKGGPVFTKCTQENDDPVSPGTLGPEQSSNKHPISGHVYHRDILPDNLSEKELSNNEADTADTAVAHQEHINTSSKADKLNLSTELQRTRLRKKTKSEFERLGHGNEIDIDWKTDRSVNKESRVLKHFHAALVEFVKELLKPTWSEGLMSKDAYKIIVKKTVDKVVNSLHPHQVPGTAESIRQYLSVSQPKLAKLIEAYVDKYGKS from the exons ATGGTATCTAGTCTTTCCAAGTTGGACGTTCTCAAGACAAGGGAAAGAAGTTCGTCCCCTGCTGCTGATTCTAGGGGTGGAAGCAAAAGATTAGCAATGAGATGTGAGTTTTTTTCCAGGGGTTGGTGCATCAAAGGGAACTCTTGTAGATTTCTTCACATAAAGGACCATGTAACGAGCCATGATAAGGATGTCATTCTAGACGAGGCTATGATAAAAGGCAAACTTGCAAATGGCAAAG GTTTGGAAGAGAATGGCAAGAGATCAGTGCTGGATGGTTCTTCTGATTCAGTACCATCAGCAGTTCAATCTGGAGAAAATATAAAATTGAGAAGTGACGAGGAATTGCATATGCGTATGGATGGTCCTTCGTCCATCCCAGAGGTTGGAAGAGAGTCTCTTGGATGTAAACCATACTTGGCTGGTTATAGCACCTCTTCTTCTCCATTACTCAAAGATGGTTCTGTACATAAAAATAGCCTCCATGGTGGAAAGCGTAGCTCAGTCCTGTTATCTGATAGTCACCAAAATACTGTAGTTTCCTCTTACACCTCAGGTTTGGATAATGTGAAATATAAGAGGAGCCGGTCTGTGCACGACAATCATGGTTTGCAAGTCTTGAATGACTCTGTAGATAGGTTGTCTCATCGTTGTTCGTCTTCGCGGAACATAGATGCCCTTGATGATCAGAAGCTTTTGGATAGTAGCCAAGAATATTCTTCTTCTAAATCCACCTCTTTGCAGCAGAAGTCTTCGGCATTTCCTAGTTCTGAAGCTGAACTTTCGCGGGTTGATTTATCACGGGACGCACGGCGATCATCTGATTATAAAACTAAGGTTTCTTCTGACAATTGGGAGCCATCTGTTCCTTTTCGACCATCATTCTTTCTTAGTCAAATCATTGGATGTCCTGAAAGTCTATATGATCCTCTTCGTGATAGTATTGAGCAAAGTAATGTAGGAGATGGGCCCTCAAAGTTCTCTTCCTCTGGAAAAGGAGGGCCTGTATTCACCAAATGTACGCAGGAAAATGATGATCCAGTTTCACCAGGAACCTTGGGTCCAGAACAGAGCTCCAATAAACATCCAATTTCTGGTCATGTCTACCATAGGGATATATTGCCTGACAACTTGTCTGAGAAAGAATTGTCTAATAATGAAGCAGATACAGCAGATACGGCAGTTGCTCATCAGGAACACATAAATACCTCTTCAAAAGCAGATAAACTAAATTTATCTACTGAACTACAACGCACCAGGCTCCGGAAAAAGACAAAATCAGAATTTGAGAGGCTCGGACATGGAAATGAAATTGATATTGACTGGAAAACAGATAGATCTGTCAACAAAGAGTCGAGAGTTTTGAAGCATTTTCATGCTGCTCTTGTGGAATTTGTTAAAGAACTACTAAAGCCAACTTGGAGTGAGGGTCTCATGAGTAAGGATGCTTACAAGATAATAGTCAAGAAGACAGTTGATAAAGTTGTCAACTCTTTGCATCCCCATCAGGTTCCTGGTACGGCTGAATCAATCAGACAGTATCTTTCTGTATCTCAGCCAAAA